The Bacteroidota bacterium DNA window AAGCAGCCCGAATGGGATTTCCTCATTTTCGGGATTACTGTACGTCATGCACAACCCTTCGTATTCCACCGATTCAATTTTGCCAGTGTCAGAATCGAATGAGAACTGCACATCACCGCCTGAGGGTTTGCAAGAATGTGCATGAAGCTGGTCGCTTAGTCCCCTGCCCTTGGTGTCGATGCACCAGCCAAGTTTTGCTTCTTCGTTAAGGTTGTCGGCCAGATAAATCAGGGTACCTTCAGTTTTAATAACAGGAGCCTGGGCGAAAGCGATGAAAGGTGTTGTCAGAACTAGAAAAGCTGTGATCCAGGCGGTTTTAAACGTAGATAAGCGGTTCATCTTATAAATTCTTTGAGTGTCAATGCAAAGGAGCGTAGCGCAGTACAGGTAACGGCTCAGTCATAAACCGTAAAAGTGGGGTTGACCTATCCCCGAAAAACTTGTAAGCTCCCATGAGAAAGTAGCAAAAAATGCATACTTTCTATTATGAAGAGATCCCGATTTAGCGAATCCCAGATCGTAGCTGCCCTTGCCAGAAACGAGCGAGGCGAAAAAGTAAAAGACCTCTGCCGAGAGCTGGGTATAAGCGATGCAACGTTTCCACCTACTCTAGGTGGAAGTCAACTGGAAGGCCAAGT harbors:
- a CDS encoding ricin-type beta-trefoil lectin domain protein; its protein translation is MNRLSTFKTAWITAFLVLTTPFIAFAQAPVIKTEGTLIYLADNLNEEAKLGWCIDTKGRGLSDQLHAHSCKPSGGDVQFSFDSDTGKIESVEYEGLCMTYSNPENEEIPFGLLDCMNDEPTQQFTYDADKMEIRYRADQSQCVAVAEPIREAGPYQSRDLILADCAGLHSSFKQWVIRE